In Actinomadura citrea, a single window of DNA contains:
- a CDS encoding bifunctional polysaccharide deacetylase/glycosyltransferase family 2 protein — protein sequence MRRGEPRGHWILLSLGGLVLAVLLLMDGFAGGTVGEAPRADPGHSGPAPSRVTAGGPVVNLSGGVPKSLRMPAKTIALTFDDGPDPEWTPRILDVLRRHDARATFFTVGSQVAREPALTRRILREGHEIGSHTYTHADLAAAPRWRARLEMDLTQRALAGAAGVHTRLMRMPYSSRPDGLTAPEWRAAERAGEDGYVVVLTDRDTEDWARPGTETVVRRALAAGARGEGAVVMLHDSGGDRSETVAAVGRILDRLQPQGYRFTTLAQALGMPAAEVAVPARERAVGWTLVAAQRAASGLTGTMGAVFGVAGLLCVLRLVALLVFAHVHMRRVRRPAGRRRRASGPPPPPGGLPPDPFPPVSVVVPAYNEEVGIAATVTTLLNTDYPGTVEVIVVDDGSSDGTAAIVESLGLPGLHLLRKPNGGKPSALNAGMAAARSEILVLVDGDTVFQRDTLRHLIAPFADPEVGAVSGNTKVANRGGLLGRWQHIEYVIGFNLDRRMFDLLRCMPTVPGAIGAFRRSVLAEVGGVPGDTLAEDTDLTMAICRTGRRVVYEEKALAWTEAPSSLRQLWRQRYRWCYGTMQAMWKHRGSVVERGGSGRFGRRCLPYLTVFQVLLPLFAPAIDLFAVFGLLFLDPLVPVVSWTLFVAAQAAAGAYALWLDGESVRPLWALPLQQFVYRQLMYLVVVQSVVTALLGARLGWHTIRRTGTFADFGGREQSPGPIGYR from the coding sequence ATGCGGCGCGGTGAACCGCGGGGCCACTGGATCCTGCTGTCGCTCGGCGGCCTGGTGCTGGCCGTGCTCCTGTTGATGGACGGCTTCGCGGGCGGGACCGTCGGCGAGGCCCCGCGGGCCGATCCGGGGCATTCCGGACCGGCGCCGTCCCGGGTGACCGCGGGCGGTCCCGTCGTCAACCTCTCGGGCGGCGTCCCGAAGAGCCTCCGCATGCCCGCGAAGACGATCGCGCTGACGTTCGACGACGGCCCCGACCCCGAGTGGACGCCCCGGATCCTGGACGTCCTGCGCCGCCACGACGCGCGCGCCACGTTCTTCACCGTCGGCTCGCAGGTGGCCCGCGAACCGGCGCTGACCCGCCGCATCCTCCGCGAGGGCCACGAGATCGGCTCGCACACCTACACGCACGCCGACCTCGCCGCCGCGCCGCGCTGGCGGGCGCGCCTGGAGATGGACCTCACCCAACGCGCGCTGGCGGGCGCGGCGGGCGTCCACACCAGGCTGATGCGGATGCCGTACTCCTCCCGCCCGGACGGCCTGACCGCGCCGGAGTGGCGCGCGGCCGAACGGGCGGGAGAGGACGGTTACGTCGTCGTCCTCACCGATCGCGACACCGAGGACTGGGCGCGTCCCGGCACCGAGACGGTCGTCCGGCGGGCGCTGGCGGCGGGAGCGCGCGGCGAGGGCGCCGTCGTGATGCTGCACGACTCGGGCGGCGACCGGTCCGAGACGGTCGCGGCGGTCGGGCGGATCCTCGACCGGCTCCAGCCGCAGGGCTACCGCTTCACCACGCTCGCGCAGGCGCTGGGCATGCCGGCCGCCGAGGTCGCGGTGCCCGCGCGCGAGCGGGCCGTCGGCTGGACGCTGGTGGCCGCCCAGCGCGCCGCGTCCGGGCTCACCGGCACCATGGGCGCGGTGTTCGGTGTCGCGGGCCTCCTGTGCGTGCTCCGCCTCGTGGCGCTGCTGGTGTTCGCGCACGTCCACATGCGCCGGGTGCGAAGGCCCGCGGGCCGCCGGCGGCGCGCGAGCGGACCGCCGCCGCCCCCGGGCGGGCTGCCGCCGGACCCGTTCCCGCCCGTCTCCGTGGTCGTCCCCGCCTACAACGAGGAGGTCGGCATCGCGGCGACGGTCACCACGCTGCTGAACACCGACTACCCGGGCACCGTCGAGGTGATCGTGGTGGACGACGGGTCCAGCGACGGCACGGCCGCGATCGTCGAGTCCCTGGGCCTGCCCGGGCTCCATCTCCTCCGCAAGCCGAACGGCGGGAAGCCGAGCGCGCTCAACGCGGGCATGGCCGCGGCGCGGTCCGAGATCCTCGTGCTCGTGGACGGCGACACCGTCTTCCAGCGCGACACCCTCCGGCACCTGATCGCCCCCTTCGCGGACCCGGAGGTGGGCGCGGTCAGCGGCAACACCAAGGTCGCCAACCGGGGCGGCCTCCTCGGCCGCTGGCAGCACATCGAGTACGTCATCGGCTTCAACCTCGACCGGCGGATGTTCGACCTCCTGCGGTGCATGCCGACCGTGCCGGGCGCGATCGGGGCTTTCCGGCGGTCCGTCCTCGCCGAGGTGGGCGGCGTCCCGGGCGACACCCTCGCCGAGGACACCGACCTCACCATGGCGATCTGCCGCACCGGGCGGCGCGTCGTCTACGAGGAGAAGGCCCTGGCCTGGACGGAGGCGCCGTCGTCGCTGCGGCAGCTCTGGAGGCAGCGGTACCGCTGGTGCTACGGGACGATGCAGGCGATGTGGAAGCACCGCGGCTCCGTCGTCGAGCGCGGCGGGTCGGGGCGGTTCGGGCGCCGCTGCCTGCCCTACCTGACGGTGTTCCAGGTGCTGCTCCCCCTGTTCGCCCCGGCCATCGACCTGTTCGCGGTGTTCGGGCTGCTCTTCCTCGACCCGCTGGTGCCCGTCGTCTCCTGGACGCTCTTCGTCGCCGCCCAGGCCGCCGCCGGCGCCTACGCCCTGTGGCTGGACGGCGAGTCCGTCCGCCCGCTGTGGGCGCTGCCGCTCCAGCAGTTCGTCTACCGGCAGCTCATGTACCTGGTGGTCGTGCAGTCCGTGGTGACCGCGCTGCTGGGGGCCCGCCTGGGCTGGCACACCATCCGGCGGACGGGGACCTTCGCGGATTTCGGGGGCCGGGAACAATCCCCGGGGCCCATCGGTTACAGATGA
- a CDS encoding alkene reductase, producing the protein MTSPLLAPYEGPHLRLRNRIAMAPMTRGRADDVTGVPHPLTGEYYAQRAGAGLIVTEGIWPHPLGKGGPGIPGLVTREQIAGWRAVTGAVHEAGGTIFAQLWHVGRMSHPLNLPGGATPVAPSAVRIRSEGIHTNEGNVPHVTPRAMTTAEVEETIAAFAVEASNAVRAGFDGVEVHGANGYLVQQFLAENTNRRTDRFGGSREGRLRFALDVVRAVADAVGPERVGLRISPDNPENEIAEEDARGTYRALVDALDPSGLAYLHVIERGAYGALADLRPRWSGTLIGNFNGPEPTSQRAGEEVVAAGLADVFSYGRLFIANPDLPARFAASAPLARPVEDLVYGGHAEGYVDYPPLARV; encoded by the coding sequence ATGACCAGCCCCCTGCTCGCCCCGTACGAAGGCCCGCACCTCAGGCTGCGCAACCGGATTGCGATGGCGCCGATGACGCGGGGCCGGGCCGACGACGTGACCGGCGTCCCCCACCCGCTGACCGGGGAGTACTACGCGCAGCGCGCCGGGGCGGGCCTCATCGTCACCGAGGGGATCTGGCCGCACCCGCTCGGCAAGGGCGGCCCCGGCATCCCCGGCCTGGTGACGCGGGAGCAGATCGCCGGATGGCGCGCGGTGACGGGCGCCGTGCACGAGGCGGGCGGGACGATCTTCGCCCAGCTCTGGCACGTGGGCCGGATGTCGCATCCGCTCAACCTGCCGGGCGGCGCCACGCCCGTCGCCCCCTCGGCGGTGCGCATCCGGTCGGAGGGCATTCACACCAACGAGGGGAACGTCCCCCACGTCACGCCGCGCGCCATGACGACCGCCGAGGTCGAGGAGACGATCGCCGCGTTCGCGGTCGAGGCCAGCAACGCCGTCCGGGCCGGGTTCGACGGCGTCGAGGTGCACGGCGCGAACGGCTACCTGGTCCAGCAGTTCCTGGCCGAGAACACCAACCGGCGCACCGACCGGTTCGGCGGCTCCCGCGAGGGCCGGCTGCGCTTCGCCCTCGACGTCGTGCGGGCCGTGGCGGACGCTGTCGGGCCGGAGCGCGTCGGGTTGCGCATCTCCCCCGACAACCCGGAGAACGAGATCGCCGAGGAGGACGCCCGGGGCACCTACCGCGCCCTCGTGGACGCCCTCGACCCGTCCGGCCTGGCCTACCTGCACGTCATCGAGCGCGGCGCGTACGGGGCGCTGGCCGACCTGCGGCCCCGCTGGTCGGGCACCCTGATCGGGAACTTCAACGGCCCCGAGCCGACGTCCCAGCGCGCCGGTGAGGAGGTCGTCGCGGCGGGCCTGGCCGACGTCTTCTCCTACGGCCGCCTCTTCATCGCGAACCCCGACCTCCCCGCGCGGTTCGCGGCGTCGGCCCCGCTGGCCCGCCCCGTGGAGGACCTCGTCTACGGCGGCCACGCCGAGGGCTACGTCGACTATCCCCCGCTCGCTCGCGTGTGA
- a CDS encoding TenA family protein, with amino-acid sequence MSLAAHLEELGRPLVDEQLQHPTVKGIAQGNLDEAVFRSWLEQDYLFLHDYVRVFSRLAWQAPDAHLGDLVDLAHATFHDELDLHRSLSASFSADLDGARKGPACAAYTSFLLDSAAVYGDGLAALYPCMWGYSTLGRILAENPPSEPRYRRWVDTYADPGFADLAARIAQMIDEAEPDPATAERLFMEGMRHEVAFWSVES; translated from the coding sequence ATGAGTCTCGCCGCGCACCTGGAGGAACTCGGCCGCCCGCTGGTGGACGAACAGCTCCAGCACCCCACCGTCAAGGGCATCGCCCAAGGCAACCTCGACGAGGCCGTGTTCCGGTCCTGGCTGGAGCAGGACTACCTCTTCCTGCACGACTACGTGCGGGTCTTCTCCCGCCTCGCGTGGCAGGCTCCCGACGCCCACCTGGGCGACCTGGTGGACCTGGCCCACGCCACCTTCCACGACGAGCTCGACCTGCACCGCTCCCTCTCCGCGAGCTTCTCCGCCGACCTCGACGGCGCCCGGAAGGGGCCCGCGTGCGCCGCCTACACGTCCTTCCTGCTGGACAGCGCCGCCGTGTACGGCGACGGCCTCGCGGCCCTGTACCCCTGCATGTGGGGCTACTCCACGCTGGGGCGGATCCTCGCCGAGAACCCGCCGTCCGAGCCCCGCTACCGCCGCTGGGTCGACACCTACGCCGACCCCGGCTTCGCCGACCTCGCCGCCCGCATCGCCCAGATGATCGACGAGGCGGAGCCCGATCCGGCCACCGCGGAACGCCTCTTCATGGAGGGCATGCGGCACGAGGTGGCCTTCTGGTCCGTGGAGTCCTGA
- a CDS encoding RNA polymerase sigma factor, whose product MDEDELGRALRAAQDGDEESFRMLYRDVQPRLIRFAGAIVGADAEDVTSEAWLQIARDLPAFRGDLDGFRGWTATITRHRALDHLRRKSRRPGSDLPVEELVAMAADADTELDAIDGIATERALRLIADLPRDQAEAVLLRVVVGLDAKSAGTVLGKRAGAVRTAAYRGLRRLAERLAAARADAADDAADTRPLVRGDRSGGSGAEGVI is encoded by the coding sequence GTGGACGAGGACGAGCTCGGCCGGGCGCTGCGGGCGGCGCAGGACGGCGACGAGGAGTCCTTCCGCATGCTCTACCGCGATGTCCAGCCCCGCCTGATCCGTTTCGCCGGGGCCATCGTCGGCGCGGACGCGGAAGACGTGACGTCGGAGGCGTGGCTGCAGATCGCCCGGGACCTTCCGGCGTTCCGCGGCGACCTCGACGGCTTCCGCGGCTGGACCGCGACGATCACCCGGCACCGGGCGCTGGACCACCTGCGCCGCAAGTCCCGCCGCCCCGGCTCCGACCTGCCGGTCGAGGAGCTGGTCGCGATGGCCGCCGATGCCGACACCGAGCTGGACGCCATCGACGGCATCGCCACCGAGCGGGCGCTCCGCCTGATCGCCGACCTGCCCCGGGACCAGGCCGAGGCGGTGCTGCTGCGCGTCGTCGTGGGCCTGGACGCCAAGTCGGCGGGCACGGTGCTCGGCAAGCGCGCGGGCGCCGTGCGGACCGCCGCCTACCGGGGGCTGCGGCGCCTCGCCGAGCGGCTGGCGGCGGCCCGCGCGGACGCCGCCGACGACGCGGCGGACACCCGCCCCCTCGTGCGCGGTGACAGAAGCGGCGGCAGCGGCGCTGAAGGGGTGATATGA
- a CDS encoding MarR family winged helix-turn-helix transcriptional regulator, with protein MGVDTKAAADGALWDGIVVLHGRVEHRLAKALQRRHGIGLSEYRALCHLARAEDGELRMQELADLIGLNQSSVSRLVARLESAGLTRRAMCPKDRRGVYTVITDEGRAVQDKAAPTYTETLTQALDEAATDPNLAPFLTRLRP; from the coding sequence ATGGGCGTGGACACCAAGGCCGCGGCGGACGGGGCGCTCTGGGACGGCATCGTCGTGCTGCACGGGCGGGTCGAGCACCGTCTCGCCAAGGCCCTGCAGCGCCGCCACGGGATCGGCCTGTCGGAGTACCGCGCGCTGTGCCACCTCGCCCGCGCCGAGGACGGAGAGCTGCGGATGCAGGAACTCGCCGACCTGATCGGCCTCAACCAGAGCTCGGTCAGCCGCCTGGTCGCCCGGCTGGAGTCCGCCGGCCTCACCCGCCGCGCCATGTGCCCGAAGGACCGCCGCGGCGTCTACACCGTCATCACCGACGAGGGCCGCGCCGTCCAGGACAAGGCCGCCCCCACCTACACCGAGACCCTCACCCAGGCCCTGGACGAGGCCGCCACCGACCCGAACCTCGCCCCCTTCCTCACCCGCCTCCGCCCCTGA